A stretch of DNA from Caldilineales bacterium:
GTTCGGCGGCTTCGCCAGAAGATTTAGTGAGACTTTATATGAGCATACAAGAACAAATCAAAGAGTATGTTAGCAACCAACCTGAACCAAAACGAAGCGACATGCAAGAGTTGCACCGCATCATTCTGGAAGTAATGCCAAAATGTAAATTATGGTTCTTGGATGGCAAGAACAGTGAAAACAAAACCGTTTCCAATCCCAATATAGGATATGGATTTCGTACCATAAAATATGCTGATGGGACAACCAAAGAGTTTTACCAAATTGGCTTGAGCGCAAACAAAACTGGAATCTCTGTCTACATCTTTGGTATCAAAGACAAGAAGTATTTAGCCGAGACATATGGAAAAAAACTCGGCAAGGCGAGTGTGAGCGGATATTGCATTAAGTTCAAAACGCTGAAAGATATAGACGTTGATATTCTTGAAGCGGCAATACGATATGGGGTTGGGACTCAAAAGGAAAAAGCGCAAAATTAATAGAAAAGAGCCTCAATGGTTGGTTACAGAAATTCTACAATCGGTTCTCAAAAACCAGTGAGTCTTAAGGCAAAGAGCCGCCGAACAAAGCGTGCAGTGGATGGTGGGGATTCTGCGGCTTCGACAAGCATTTTTCTGGCTTCGAGTTTTTTTCTGCTCCCAAAGCCAATCCCAGCCCACCCCACCACCACTAACGCAAGCCGTTAGGCGCTTCGTTCAACACCTAAAACGTAAAGAGAGAAAATAATTATGCAGTTGGATTATGGAAATTGGGTACGAAAAAAGATTCTGCTAATTCTAGGTTTATGCGCTTTAGTAACGGGCGCTCTAATCTTTATTCCTCTTGGCTCTGCTTATAAAGCAGTTACGACAGTTCTATTTGTAATTCTTTTCGTTAGTTTTCTATTTCCCCTTTATGTTTACGTTATGTTCTCCCAGAGTGGCGGAAAACTTCAAGAAAAAGTCTATAACATTGCCATTCATTATTTGGGAAAAGGTTTGAAAGGTAATTTCATTGACATTGGTTCTGGAAATGGAGTTTTGGCTGTAACTCTTGCTCAAAAATACGAAGCCATTGAAGTTACAGGCGTTGATTATTGGGGCACAGATTGGGAATACTCAAAAAGTGTTTGCGAGAAAAATGCTCAAATTGTCAAAGTAGAAAACCGTGTGCATTTTCAAAAAGGTGACGCAGCATTGCTTGATTTTGCTGATAATACATTCGATGGCGCAATAAGCAATCTAACCTTCCATGAAGTAAAATCTGTCCCTGACAAGAAGTTGGTAGTGCAAGAAGCGTTGCGTGTTGTGAAATCAGGCGGCAGTTTCTCGTTTATTGATTATTTTTTTGATGAAAAATATTATGGAACTGCGTTGGAGTTAGAAAAATTTCTAAAATGCTTGAATTTAGAACACTTTGAGCGTAAGCACTTGAAAGATGTGATTCCGCTACCGGCAATGTTGCAACATCCCAAAATACTGGGAAAGGTTGGAATCATCTTTGGAAAGAAATAGGTGCTTCAAACAA
This window harbors:
- a CDS encoding DUF1801 domain-containing protein translates to SAASPEDLVRLYMSIQEQIKEYVSNQPEPKRSDMQELHRIILEVMPKCKLWFLDGKNSENKTVSNPNIGYGFRTIKYADGTTKEFYQIGLSANKTGISVYIFGIKDKKYLAETYGKKLGKASVSGYCIKFKTLKDIDVDILEAAIRYGVGTQKEKAQN
- a CDS encoding class I SAM-dependent methyltransferase produces the protein MQLDYGNWVRKKILLILGLCALVTGALIFIPLGSAYKAVTTVLFVILFVSFLFPLYVYVMFSQSGGKLQEKVYNIAIHYLGKGLKGNFIDIGSGNGVLAVTLAQKYEAIEVTGVDYWGTDWEYSKSVCEKNAQIVKVENRVHFQKGDAALLDFADNTFDGAISNLTFHEVKSVPDKKLVVQEALRVVKSGGSFSFIDYFFDEKYYGTALELEKFLKCLNLEHFERKHLKDVIPLPAMLQHPKILGKVGIIFGKK